GAGACGTTCGTGGAGTCCATCCTCTTCGAATAGAAGAGGTCCAACGCCACCGCGAGGAAGTGGACCGGGCGGGATTTGAAGACACAATCCATAGCCTGCTAGGCGGTCACCGGTCGTAGATGGATTCCCTGTGTCCGACCTTCAGGACTAGGATCCGCAGAACTTCGCCCTGGACATCGAGGATGACCCGGTAGTCGCCGATCCGCAGTCTGTAGTACGGAGAGTTGACTAGCTTCTGAAC
The window above is part of the Thermoplasmata archaeon genome. Proteins encoded here:
- a CDS encoding type II toxin-antitoxin system RelE/ParE family toxin, with the translated sequence VQKLVNSPYYRLRIGDYRVILDVQGEVLRILVLKVGHRESIYDR